The following coding sequences lie in one Myxococcus xanthus genomic window:
- a CDS encoding AAA family ATPase, with the protein MSQAPTPVRFKGTDTYLTHESLQAAVNCALTLQRPLLVKGEPGTGKTLLAEAIAEALGHRLITWHVKSTTRAQDGLYVYDTVQRLYDSRFNDGDVRDIRKYIRQGPLGEAFSSPERVVLLIDEVDKADLEFPNDLLHELDRMRFRVTETGDEVVAKHRPVVVITSNNEKELPDAFLRRCVFHFIDFPDAELMRRIVGVHHPGLDSALSEQALKVFYELRSFTRLRKKPSTSELIDWIAVLKAQGVHDLKLDEQLPFLGALLKKEQDLVSVAEAFGRGRRPRA; encoded by the coding sequence ATGAGCCAGGCGCCCACTCCCGTCCGCTTCAAAGGCACCGACACCTACCTGACCCACGAGAGCCTCCAGGCCGCGGTCAACTGCGCGCTGACCCTCCAGCGCCCCCTGCTGGTGAAGGGCGAGCCCGGCACCGGCAAGACGCTGCTGGCGGAGGCCATCGCCGAGGCCCTGGGGCACCGGCTCATCACCTGGCACGTGAAGAGCACCACCCGCGCGCAGGACGGCCTCTACGTCTACGACACCGTGCAGCGCCTGTATGACTCGCGCTTCAACGACGGGGACGTGCGCGACATCCGCAAGTACATCCGCCAGGGCCCGCTGGGCGAGGCCTTCTCCTCCCCCGAGCGCGTGGTGCTGCTCATCGACGAGGTGGACAAGGCGGACCTGGAGTTCCCCAACGACTTGCTCCACGAGCTGGACCGGATGCGCTTCCGCGTCACCGAGACGGGTGACGAGGTGGTGGCGAAGCACCGCCCCGTGGTGGTGATTACATCCAACAACGAGAAGGAGCTGCCCGACGCCTTCCTGCGCCGGTGCGTGTTCCACTTCATCGACTTCCCGGACGCGGAGCTGATGCGCCGTATCGTCGGCGTGCACCATCCGGGGCTGGACAGCGCGCTGTCCGAGCAGGCGCTGAAGGTCTTCTACGAGCTGCGCAGCTTCACCCGCCTGCGCAAGAAGCCCTCCACCAGCGAGCTCATCGACTGGATTGCCGTGCTCAAGGCACAGGGCGTCCACGACCTCAAGCTGGACGAGCAGCTCCCCTTCCTGGGCGCGCTGCTGAAGAAGGAGCAGGACCTGGTCTCCGTGGCGGAGGCCTTCGGGCGCGGGCGCCGTCCCCGGGCCTAG
- a CDS encoding sterol desaturase family protein encodes MAEAARATRSIPERVARFREDYRRKHVSPRYSGRAHFVFTSLGSLAVIGFAVSHLEGGRPLEWLMLPAVFLLGNVVEFLGHRGPMHHRRRGLGLLFHRHTEQHHRFFTHDALAYESPRDVKMVLFPPVLLLFFLGAIAAPLGALCFVLISPNVGWLFVASAVGYYLTYEWLHFCHHLPPEHPVARLALMRQLRRHHEAHHDPSKMQRHNFNISFPFADWLFGTSWRPEKDRR; translated from the coding sequence ATGGCCGAAGCCGCCAGGGCCACGCGCTCCATCCCCGAGCGCGTGGCGCGATTCCGCGAGGACTACCGGCGCAAGCACGTGAGCCCTCGCTACTCCGGGCGCGCGCACTTCGTCTTCACGAGCCTGGGCTCGCTGGCGGTCATCGGCTTCGCCGTGTCTCACCTGGAGGGAGGGCGGCCCCTGGAATGGCTGATGCTGCCCGCGGTCTTCCTTCTGGGCAACGTGGTGGAGTTCCTGGGGCACAGAGGGCCCATGCACCACCGCCGGCGGGGGCTGGGCCTGCTCTTCCATCGTCACACCGAGCAGCACCACCGCTTCTTCACCCACGACGCCCTGGCCTATGAGTCCCCTCGGGACGTGAAGATGGTGCTCTTTCCCCCGGTATTGCTGCTGTTCTTCCTGGGGGCCATCGCCGCGCCACTGGGGGCGCTGTGCTTCGTCCTCATTTCGCCGAACGTGGGGTGGCTCTTCGTCGCCTCGGCGGTCGGGTACTACCTGACGTATGAGTGGCTGCACTTCTGCCACCACCTGCCGCCCGAGCACCCGGTGGCCCGGCTCGCGCTGATGCGGCAGCTGCGCCGCCACCACGAAGCCCATCACGACCCTTCGAAGATGCAGCGCCACAACTTCAACATCTCGTTCCCGTTCGCGGACTGGCTCTTCGGGACGTCATGGCGGCCCGAAAAGGACCGTCGCTAG
- a CDS encoding nuclear transport factor 2 family protein: MHPHAQLITDFYSAFQRRDAQAMAACYHPEVEFSDAAFAGLRHREPGAMWLMLCERGKDLEVTFRDVQADDHRGRAHWDARYTFSGTGRKVLNRIDAEFEFRDGKIVRHRDHFDFWTWSRQALGPTGLLLGWTPLLKKKVQAKARKSLDIFMRERGIPQE; the protein is encoded by the coding sequence ATGCACCCGCACGCCCAGCTCATCACTGACTTCTACTCGGCGTTCCAACGCCGGGACGCCCAGGCCATGGCCGCCTGCTACCACCCGGAGGTGGAGTTCTCCGACGCCGCCTTCGCCGGACTCCGTCACCGGGAGCCCGGTGCCATGTGGCTCATGCTCTGCGAGCGCGGCAAGGACCTGGAGGTCACCTTCCGCGACGTGCAGGCCGATGACCACCGGGGCCGCGCCCACTGGGATGCCCGCTACACGTTCAGCGGCACCGGAAGGAAGGTGCTCAACCGCATCGATGCTGAGTTCGAGTTCCGCGACGGAAAGATTGTCCGGCACCGCGACCACTTCGACTTCTGGACCTGGTCCCGCCAGGCGCTGGGCCCCACGGGACTGCTGCTCGGGTGGACACCCCTGTTGAAGAAGAAGGTCCAGGCGAAGGCCCGGAAGTCCCTGGACATCTTCATGCGCGAGCGTGGCATTCCCCAGGAGTGA
- the tkt gene encoding transketolase, with amino-acid sequence MTTDKQDVLAINTIRTLAMDAVQQAHSGHPGAPMSLAPVAYQLWQQELRYDPSHPIWPDRDRFILSNGHASMLLYALLHLAGVKRVTREYTVEDAPTVSLEDIKKFRQLDSSTPGHPEYRWTSGVETTTGPLGQGVSNSVGMAMASRWLASYYNRPGFEMFGYDVYAICGDGDLMEGVASEAASIAGHLQLPNLCWIYDSNHISIDGSTDLAFTEDVGRRFEAYGWRVLRVPDANDLNAMGEALRTFKTARGKPTLIIVTTQIAYGAPKLQGSSKAHGEPLGDEEIKGTKRFYGWPEDEKFLVPDGVRERFQERMGARGKQLRTEWEQKFAEYRKQFPELADQLERMQRRDAPQGWDAELPTFPADAKGLATRDSSGKVLNAIAKHYPWLVGGSADLNPSTKTYITGGEAMKPGEYAGRNIHFGVREHAMGSIVNGLCLSKLRGYGATFLIFSDYERPAIRLSALMELPAIHIFTHDSIGVGEDGPTHQPVEQLASLRAIPGIIVLRPGDANEVVESWRVIAQQRKHPVVLVLTRQPVPTLDRSKFGAASGVARGGYVLSEAEGGKPEVILIGTGSEVSLCLDAQEKLKADGIPARVVSLPSWELFEEQSQEYRDSVLPPSVRARVAVEKGATFGWERFVGHDGNIVAMRSFGASAPIKALQQKFGFTADHVAQQAKDSLKKTKTRP; translated from the coding sequence ATGACAACCGACAAGCAGGACGTGCTGGCCATCAACACCATCCGCACCCTCGCCATGGATGCGGTACAGCAGGCCCACTCGGGCCACCCGGGGGCTCCCATGTCCCTGGCCCCCGTGGCGTACCAGCTCTGGCAGCAGGAGCTCCGGTATGACCCGTCCCACCCCATCTGGCCGGACCGGGACAGGTTCATCCTGTCCAACGGCCACGCCTCCATGCTGCTGTACGCGCTGCTCCACCTGGCCGGGGTGAAGCGCGTCACGCGGGAGTACACCGTCGAGGACGCGCCCACCGTGTCGCTCGAGGACATCAAGAAGTTCCGGCAGCTCGACTCGTCCACCCCGGGCCACCCCGAGTACCGGTGGACCAGCGGCGTGGAGACGACCACCGGCCCCTTGGGCCAGGGCGTGTCCAACAGCGTGGGCATGGCCATGGCCAGCCGCTGGCTCGCGAGCTACTACAACCGCCCCGGCTTCGAGATGTTCGGCTACGACGTCTACGCCATCTGCGGCGACGGCGACCTGATGGAAGGCGTGGCGTCCGAGGCGGCGTCCATCGCCGGCCACCTCCAACTGCCCAACCTGTGCTGGATCTACGACAGCAACCACATCTCCATCGACGGCAGCACCGACCTGGCCTTCACCGAGGACGTGGGCCGGCGCTTCGAGGCCTACGGCTGGCGCGTGCTGCGCGTGCCGGACGCCAACGATTTGAACGCCATGGGTGAGGCGCTGCGCACCTTCAAGACGGCGCGCGGCAAGCCCACGCTCATCATCGTCACCACCCAGATTGCCTACGGCGCGCCCAAGCTCCAGGGCTCCTCCAAGGCCCACGGCGAGCCGCTGGGCGACGAGGAAATCAAGGGCACCAAGCGCTTCTACGGCTGGCCCGAGGACGAGAAGTTCCTGGTCCCCGACGGCGTGCGCGAGCGCTTCCAGGAGCGCATGGGCGCTCGGGGCAAGCAGCTGCGCACGGAGTGGGAGCAGAAGTTCGCCGAGTACCGCAAGCAGTTCCCCGAGCTGGCCGACCAGTTGGAGCGCATGCAGCGCCGCGACGCGCCCCAGGGCTGGGACGCGGAGCTGCCGACGTTCCCCGCCGACGCCAAGGGACTGGCCACGCGCGACTCCAGCGGCAAGGTGCTCAACGCTATCGCCAAGCACTACCCGTGGCTGGTGGGCGGCTCGGCGGACCTCAACCCGTCCACGAAGACGTACATCACCGGCGGGGAGGCGATGAAGCCGGGCGAGTACGCGGGGCGCAACATCCACTTCGGCGTGCGCGAGCACGCGATGGGCTCCATCGTCAACGGCCTGTGCCTGAGCAAGCTGCGCGGCTACGGCGCCACGTTCCTCATCTTCAGTGACTACGAGCGCCCCGCCATCCGCCTGTCCGCGCTGATGGAGCTGCCCGCCATCCACATCTTCACCCACGACTCCATTGGCGTGGGCGAGGACGGCCCCACGCACCAGCCGGTGGAGCAGTTGGCGTCGCTGCGCGCGATTCCCGGCATCATCGTGCTGCGCCCCGGTGACGCCAACGAGGTGGTCGAGTCGTGGCGGGTGATTGCCCAGCAGCGCAAGCACCCGGTGGTGCTGGTGCTCACGCGCCAGCCCGTGCCCACGCTGGACCGCAGCAAGTTCGGCGCGGCGTCCGGCGTGGCTCGCGGCGGCTACGTGCTGTCCGAGGCGGAGGGCGGCAAGCCGGAGGTCATCCTCATCGGCACCGGCAGCGAGGTGTCGCTGTGCCTGGACGCCCAGGAGAAGCTCAAGGCGGACGGCATCCCGGCGCGCGTGGTCAGCCTGCCGTCGTGGGAGCTGTTCGAGGAGCAGTCCCAGGAGTACCGGGACAGCGTGCTGCCTCCGTCCGTGCGCGCCCGCGTCGCGGTGGAGAAGGGCGCCACCTTCGGCTGGGAGCGCTTCGTGGGGCATGACGGCAACATCGTCGCCATGCGCAGCTTCGGCGCCTCCGCGCCCATCAAGGCGCTGCAGCAGAAGTTCGGCTTCACCGCGGACCACGTGGCCCAGCAGGCGAAGGACTCGCTGAAGAAGACGAAGACGCGGCCGTAG
- a CDS encoding cell wall protein, with amino-acid sequence MSIANALGEIFRRELDAQLVPLQQAVRRMEEGLEALELVREVTHRLAPLTSRLGAMAGVRTPTVLPASTRGGRKQVVAAPKGRASVGRPVAAKPVVSQARAEEGARACAVIGCERPSRSKGYCSAHYQKLRLLMRTNRRPSAWKDDALPQSVEDVTLPRGRAASKALREGGARKKAPAKAPAPVAAPPPPAEEKAPAAAKKSAGRKAAGAKKAARAKKAPAAAKKSVAKKAPAAKKAAAKGGRQVKTTKVKAGAGKRKKGRSSQGSLF; translated from the coding sequence ATGTCCATTGCGAATGCTCTTGGCGAAATCTTCCGGCGCGAACTCGATGCGCAGTTGGTCCCGTTGCAGCAGGCGGTCCGGCGCATGGAGGAAGGCCTGGAGGCCCTGGAGTTGGTGCGCGAGGTGACGCACCGGTTGGCGCCGCTGACCAGTCGTCTCGGCGCCATGGCGGGAGTGCGGACGCCCACGGTGCTGCCCGCGTCCACGCGCGGAGGCCGCAAGCAGGTGGTCGCGGCGCCAAAGGGCCGCGCATCCGTGGGCCGGCCCGTGGCCGCGAAGCCGGTCGTCAGTCAGGCGCGCGCGGAGGAGGGCGCCCGGGCGTGCGCCGTCATCGGTTGCGAGCGCCCCAGCCGTTCCAAGGGGTACTGCTCGGCGCACTACCAGAAGCTGCGGTTGCTGATGCGGACCAACCGCCGGCCGTCGGCGTGGAAGGACGACGCGCTTCCGCAATCGGTGGAGGACGTGACGCTGCCGCGGGGCCGCGCCGCCAGCAAGGCGCTGCGTGAGGGTGGCGCCAGGAAGAAGGCCCCGGCGAAGGCCCCGGCCCCCGTGGCGGCGCCGCCGCCGCCCGCCGAGGAGAAGGCGCCGGCCGCCGCGAAGAAGTCAGCGGGTCGGAAGGCCGCGGGCGCGAAGAAGGCCGCACGGGCGAAGAAGGCCCCGGCCGCCGCGAAGAAGTCAGTGGCCAAGAAGGCGCCGGCCGCGAAGAAGGCCGCGGCCAAGGGGGGGCGCCAGGTCAAGACCACCAAGGTGAAGGCCGGAGCCGGCAAGCGCAAGAAGGGCCGGTCCTCCCAGGGCTCGCTGTTCTGA
- a CDS encoding 3-oxoacyl-ACP synthase III family protein: MTPNVCVVGAGAFVPSRVVSNERIARAIPGWSAERIEEKVGIRERRFLWDIDEATGRAIPPPENDGHIYPASNTDMCEVALRKALAQAGVDPKALDALFVVTCTPDAPHFNHDAMELHRRLELREDAFGLVVDDGCGGTPYVLDMVKKMMDGGRFRTVAVVASAFTSPLVNREVYTDELPPGPGRSKTLQGYLSMYVFGDGAGAVVLQSKPGDAGAEGILASFSGNAYGDLVIRKGGGLLKLPYQPGRMRPADMAFVVDGFRVARSYPEYMQKCLDVVLGPRPELRSKVERYYFHQPNKRVMDAFVERAGLPPEAVACNVDRYGNTSAAGMLILLAEDLEAGRVRLGSGDLVVVAAVGANVHYGAQLVRL, encoded by the coding sequence ATGACACCCAATGTCTGTGTCGTCGGAGCTGGTGCCTTCGTTCCTTCACGTGTGGTGAGCAACGAGCGGATCGCCAGGGCCATCCCGGGGTGGTCGGCGGAGCGCATCGAGGAGAAGGTCGGCATCCGCGAGCGCCGCTTCCTCTGGGACATCGACGAGGCCACGGGCCGGGCGATTCCACCTCCCGAGAATGACGGACACATCTACCCGGCCAGCAACACGGACATGTGCGAGGTAGCGCTCCGGAAGGCGCTCGCCCAGGCGGGTGTGGACCCCAAGGCGTTGGACGCGCTCTTCGTGGTGACGTGTACGCCGGACGCGCCGCACTTCAACCACGACGCCATGGAGCTGCACCGGCGGCTGGAGCTGCGCGAGGACGCGTTCGGGCTCGTGGTGGACGACGGCTGCGGTGGCACGCCGTACGTGTTGGACATGGTGAAGAAGATGATGGACGGAGGGCGCTTCCGCACGGTGGCGGTGGTGGCCTCTGCCTTCACGTCTCCGCTGGTGAACCGGGAGGTCTACACGGACGAGCTGCCGCCCGGGCCTGGCCGCTCGAAGACGCTGCAGGGCTACCTCTCCATGTATGTCTTCGGCGACGGGGCGGGCGCGGTGGTGCTCCAGTCGAAGCCGGGGGATGCGGGGGCGGAGGGCATCCTGGCGTCCTTCTCCGGCAACGCGTACGGAGACCTGGTCATCCGCAAGGGTGGCGGCCTGTTGAAGCTGCCGTATCAGCCGGGGCGGATGCGTCCGGCGGACATGGCGTTCGTGGTGGATGGCTTCCGCGTGGCGCGCAGCTATCCGGAGTACATGCAGAAGTGCCTGGATGTCGTCCTGGGGCCGCGGCCAGAGCTCCGTTCGAAGGTGGAGCGGTACTACTTCCACCAGCCGAACAAGCGGGTGATGGACGCCTTCGTGGAGCGGGCGGGGCTGCCGCCTGAGGCGGTGGCGTGCAACGTGGACCGCTACGGCAACACGTCGGCGGCGGGGATGCTCATCCTTCTGGCCGAAGACCTGGAGGCCGGCCGCGTGCGTCTGGGAAGTGGTGACCTGGTGGTGGTGGCAGCGGTAGGCGCGAACGTCCATTACGGCGCGCAACTCGTGAGGTTGTAA
- the def gene encoding peptide deformylase, with amino-acid sequence MARDIVIWPHKVLTSSTKPVTDFGPPLEKLLEQMAESMKEAEGIGIAANQVGESLRVALVGREDGTFFEIVNPQILEKKEPVTMEEGCLSVPREWEKCPRFHKVKVRYQDKSAEWHELEAEGRLAHVLQHEIDHLDGHVFVDHLSSLKRTLILDRMKKLQKVKARQKG; translated from the coding sequence ATGGCTCGCGACATCGTCATCTGGCCCCATAAGGTCCTCACCTCGTCCACCAAGCCCGTGACTGACTTCGGCCCTCCGCTCGAGAAGCTCTTGGAGCAGATGGCCGAGTCCATGAAGGAAGCCGAAGGCATCGGCATCGCCGCCAACCAGGTCGGCGAATCCCTGCGCGTGGCGCTGGTGGGACGGGAGGACGGCACCTTCTTCGAAATCGTCAATCCGCAGATTCTGGAGAAGAAGGAGCCGGTGACGATGGAAGAGGGCTGCCTGTCCGTCCCGCGCGAGTGGGAGAAGTGCCCGCGCTTCCACAAGGTGAAGGTGCGCTACCAGGACAAGTCGGCCGAATGGCACGAACTCGAGGCGGAAGGCCGGCTCGCGCACGTGCTGCAGCATGAAATCGACCATCTCGACGGGCACGTCTTCGTGGACCACCTGTCCAGCCTCAAGCGCACGCTCATCCTGGACCGGATGAAGAAGCTCCAGAAAGTGAAGGCCCGCCAGAAGGGCTAG
- a CDS encoding vWA domain-containing protein, translating to MFLPFFYELRRRGLKVGAQEALALAGALRAGLHDSHLDGFYHVARALLVHSETQLDAFDQAFLAHFQGVETASLELTQELLNWLEEARERPDLSPEEVALLEQLDPEEIRRLFEERLKEQKERHDGGNRWVGTGGTSPFGNNGFGREGIRVGGGAGNRQGRALMQAGARRYAGYRDDVVLDTRQMAVALRKLRAFARDGAPDELDVDESIAATARNAGELEVVTRPPRRPNTRVVLAMDVGGSMDPYAALVSRLFSVASQATHFKELRTYYFHNCVYGKLYATPQLTGGITVPELVAQVGRHHKLVMVGDASMAPYELSIRTDAQGHYKTDGLEGLTWLMQLAQHFERNVWLNPEPMGTWRTGTISVIARIFPMFALTVEGLGEAVTHLTRGRTVRGAAARR from the coding sequence ATGTTCCTGCCCTTCTTCTACGAGCTGCGCCGGCGCGGGCTGAAGGTCGGCGCCCAGGAGGCGCTGGCGCTGGCCGGCGCGCTGCGAGCGGGCCTGCACGACAGCCACCTGGACGGCTTCTACCATGTGGCCCGGGCGCTGCTCGTGCACTCGGAGACGCAGCTGGATGCGTTCGACCAGGCCTTCCTCGCGCACTTCCAGGGCGTGGAGACGGCGAGCCTGGAGCTGACGCAGGAGCTGCTCAACTGGCTGGAGGAGGCGCGCGAGCGGCCGGACCTGAGCCCCGAGGAGGTCGCCCTGCTGGAGCAGTTGGACCCGGAGGAGATTCGCCGGCTGTTCGAGGAGCGCCTGAAGGAGCAGAAGGAGCGCCACGACGGCGGCAACCGCTGGGTGGGCACCGGCGGTACGTCTCCCTTCGGCAACAACGGCTTCGGCCGCGAGGGCATCCGCGTGGGCGGCGGCGCGGGCAACCGCCAGGGACGCGCGCTGATGCAGGCCGGGGCCCGGAGGTACGCCGGCTACCGCGACGACGTGGTGCTGGACACCCGGCAGATGGCGGTGGCGCTGCGCAAGCTGCGCGCCTTCGCCCGGGACGGCGCGCCGGACGAGCTGGACGTGGACGAGTCCATCGCCGCCACCGCGCGCAACGCCGGTGAGCTGGAGGTGGTGACTCGGCCGCCGCGCCGGCCCAACACGCGCGTGGTGCTGGCCATGGACGTGGGCGGCTCCATGGACCCGTACGCGGCGCTGGTGAGCCGGCTGTTCAGCGTGGCCAGCCAGGCGACACACTTCAAGGAGTTGCGCACCTACTACTTCCACAACTGCGTCTACGGAAAGCTCTACGCCACGCCGCAGCTCACGGGCGGAATCACGGTGCCGGAGTTGGTGGCCCAGGTGGGACGGCACCACAAGCTGGTGATGGTGGGGGATGCCTCCATGGCGCCCTACGAGCTGTCCATCCGCACCGACGCGCAGGGGCACTACAAGACGGACGGGCTGGAAGGGCTGACGTGGCTGATGCAGTTGGCGCAGCACTTCGAGCGCAACGTGTGGCTCAACCCGGAGCCCATGGGCACGTGGCGCACGGGGACCATCTCCGTGATTGCCCGCATCTTCCCCATGTTCGCCCTGACGGTGGAGGGCCTGGGTGAAGCCGTCACGCACCTGACACGGGGCCGCACCGTGAGGGGCGCGGCGGCGCGGCGCTGA
- a CDS encoding DUF2378 family protein — protein sequence MNKLDSNIGKELDARLALATKDDTARGLFFNGVVSAVRTMGGDAAVERCLAASGETRFIDFFNYPVAAFLRMSFTAAQVMGPEHGGFDGALRRMGVVATTDFLSSAAGKTLLLLASDSPKRLVGNLHSGYRAAVSYGERGVKWTGDTSGIFTMKRDFMPPAYHEGTLQAVIEAVGGKQVQVHGRQTGPLDTEYTLSWQ from the coding sequence ATGAACAAGTTGGATTCGAATATCGGCAAGGAGCTGGACGCGCGGTTGGCGCTGGCGACGAAGGACGACACGGCCCGCGGGCTCTTCTTCAACGGCGTGGTGTCCGCCGTTCGCACGATGGGAGGGGACGCGGCGGTGGAGCGCTGTCTGGCGGCCAGCGGCGAGACGCGCTTCATCGACTTCTTCAACTACCCGGTGGCCGCCTTCCTGCGGATGTCCTTCACGGCGGCGCAGGTGATGGGCCCGGAGCACGGTGGCTTTGACGGAGCGCTGCGGCGCATGGGGGTGGTGGCCACGACGGACTTCCTGTCCTCGGCGGCGGGCAAGACGTTGTTGCTGCTGGCGTCGGACAGTCCGAAGCGGCTCGTGGGCAACCTGCACTCGGGTTACCGCGCGGCGGTCAGCTACGGCGAGCGCGGTGTGAAGTGGACGGGCGACACCAGCGGCATCTTCACGATGAAGCGGGACTTCATGCCGCCCGCCTACCACGAGGGCACGCTCCAGGCCGTCATCGAGGCGGTGGGGGGCAAGCAGGTCCAGGTGCACGGCCGGCAGACGGGGCCGCTCGACACCGAATACACGCTGTCGTGGCAGTAG